One part of the Kryptolebias marmoratus isolate JLee-2015 linkage group LG13, ASM164957v2, whole genome shotgun sequence genome encodes these proteins:
- the btg3 gene encoding protein BTG3, which produces MRREIAAVVFFLKRLVKKGEKLESHKVELFVERLAVALQEKFKGHWYPENPSKGQAYRCIRVNIFQRQDPELLRASRESGVKYGDLGLPRELTLWVDPGEVCCRYGEQNPCFSVATFSGDDEDDKDVAKKVTSALERVTSDYHSGSSSDEESTHTSPLTIPSRRWAHQVMNPAAPSWQPKKMVPSKGPVLPRPHYGYRPRGRPPHSLRHDLWMPPVYGRGPEYWDTNQNLTHCYS; this is translated from the exons ATGAGGCGGGAGATCGCAGCAGTGGTGTTCTTTCTGAAGAGGCTTGTGAAAAAGGGGGAGAAGTTGGAATCTCACAAGGTGGAGCTGTTTGTGGAGCGACTGGCCGTGGCTCTGCAGGAGAAGTTCAAGGGGCACTGGTATCCTGAAAACCCCAGCAAAGGGCAGGCATACAG GTGCATCCGGGTGAACATATTCCAGAGGCAGGATCCAGAGCTCCTCCGGGCCAGCCGGGAGAGCGGGGTGAAATATGGTGACCTGGGTCTGCCTCGTGAGCTCACATTGTGGGTGGACCCCGGAGAGGTTTGTTGCAG GTACGGGGAGCAGAATCCATGCTTCTCAGTTGCCACTTTCAGCggtgatgatgaggatgacAAAGATGTTGCGAAGAAGGTGACCAGTGCTCTGGAGAGGGTGACGTCAGACTACCACTCTGGTTCTTCTTCTGATGAGGAAAGCACACATACTTCCCCCCTTACCATCCCCAGCAGGCGTTGGGCTCACCAG GTCATGAATCCAGCAGCTCCTTCGTGGCAGCCTAAAAAAATGGTACCAAGCAAAGGTCCTGTCCTCCCTCGGCCGCACTACGGCTACCGGCCCCGCGGCAGACCCCCCCATTCCTTGAGACACGATCTTTGGATGCCCCCCGTTTATGGCAGGGGTCCTGAATACTGGGACACAAACCAAAATCTGACACATTGTTATAGTTAG